One genomic region from Cellulomonas fengjieae encodes:
- a CDS encoding lipopolysaccharide biosynthesis protein, with amino-acid sequence MRSFGGRLAGFAGLPMISLVTPLLVLPVLGRVAGQAGWASLAAGESIGTLAAIAIAYGWNTAGPPRIALTDDREARARFYRESLAVRGALTVALVPVVSLICWLVAAPGYGWPTVLMGLAGSVTGLSFSWYAVGAADPRSIALYEAVPRVAAAALSAALVIATKELTLYPLLALTASLGGLVLFSRRTLAGTAPVRWSRAGLWRLVVRDRAIAFNDIAGGAYQSLPVPVVSATAPAAAASSFASADKLFKFGLYVPITLANAFQSWTVEGRLDERAHRLRVALAAHVGVGIVGWAVLAVLGPWASGVLFGPDVAATRPACFWLGAAFFLVSARISATRHVLVPAGRVRQVVVSTIWGAVVGITGIAVLAWAVGPVGAAVGLLLGELVATTVVMLPALRHIAAISSTHAGTPTVTP; translated from the coding sequence GTGAGGTCGTTCGGGGGGCGGCTCGCCGGGTTCGCCGGGCTCCCGATGATCTCGCTGGTCACGCCGCTCCTGGTGCTGCCCGTCCTGGGCCGGGTCGCCGGCCAGGCGGGGTGGGCCAGCCTCGCCGCGGGGGAGTCCATCGGGACGCTCGCGGCGATCGCCATCGCCTACGGCTGGAACACGGCCGGTCCGCCCCGGATCGCCCTCACGGATGACCGCGAGGCGCGCGCCCGGTTCTATCGCGAGAGCCTCGCGGTGCGCGGCGCGCTCACGGTCGCGCTCGTCCCGGTCGTCTCGCTCATCTGCTGGCTCGTCGCGGCGCCAGGCTACGGGTGGCCGACGGTCCTCATGGGTCTGGCCGGTTCCGTGACCGGGCTGTCCTTCTCCTGGTACGCCGTCGGGGCGGCGGACCCGCGGTCGATCGCGCTGTACGAGGCCGTCCCGCGCGTCGCGGCGGCGGCGCTCTCGGCCGCGCTCGTCATCGCCACGAAAGAGCTGACGCTCTACCCCCTGCTCGCCCTGACGGCCTCCCTCGGCGGCCTGGTGCTCTTCAGCAGGCGCACCCTGGCGGGCACGGCCCCGGTGCGCTGGAGCCGGGCCGGGCTGTGGCGGCTGGTCGTGCGGGACCGGGCGATCGCGTTCAACGACATCGCCGGCGGCGCGTACCAGAGCCTCCCCGTGCCCGTCGTGAGCGCCACCGCACCGGCCGCCGCGGCCAGCTCCTTCGCCTCCGCGGACAAGCTCTTCAAGTTCGGGCTCTACGTGCCCATCACGCTGGCCAACGCGTTCCAGAGCTGGACGGTCGAGGGGCGTCTCGACGAGCGCGCGCACCGGCTGCGCGTCGCCCTCGCGGCGCACGTCGGCGTCGGGATCGTCGGCTGGGCGGTGCTCGCGGTCCTCGGGCCCTGGGCGTCGGGCGTGCTCTTCGGACCCGACGTCGCCGCGACGCGTCCGGCGTGCTTCTGGCTCGGTGCGGCGTTCTTCCTGGTCTCCGCGCGGATCTCGGCGACCCGGCACGTGCTGGTCCCTGCGGGTCGCGTCCGCCAGGTGGTGGTCTCCACCATCTGGGGTGCCGTCGTCGGCATCACGGGCATCGCCGTGCTCGCGTGGGCCGTCGGGCCGGTGGGCGCGGCGGTGGGTCTGCTGCTCGGTGAGCTGGTCGCCACCACGGTCGTCATGCTGCCCGCCCTGCGGCACATCGCCGCGATCTCGTCGACCCACGCCGGCACCCCGACGGTGACGCCGTGA
- a CDS encoding glycosyltransferase family 4 protein: MTARRPRIAVDLLYFTGKRGGTETYARALLPRLAALRPDVELVGLTNTTADPAIREWFPGTTRPLRVDGLNRPLWAAAEVLLVQRAARRAGADLVWCPANFGPRSTGVPTVVTVHDVIADDFPNPEVSRITQAITSWLIRRAARSARLVVTGSDDAAASITRVLGVPASTIRVAPHGTKGLASAHATGDELAQLGIDDARPLVLSTGNRMPHKNFVTLLRALAAIPADRRPQLAVTGSHGADPLAPVVAELGLDQDVHLLGWVTAPQLDALFESAAVYVCPSLAEGFGLPVVDAMAHGCAVLASGIGALREVGGDAARYYGDPLDHEALARELLDMLDHPQERAEQVRRGRARAAQFTWDRSAELTAQALDEALAGAA, encoded by the coding sequence GTGACGGCTCGGCGGCCCCGCATCGCCGTCGACCTGCTGTACTTCACCGGCAAGCGAGGCGGGACGGAGACGTACGCACGCGCGCTGCTGCCGCGCCTCGCCGCGCTGCGGCCGGACGTCGAGCTGGTCGGGCTGACGAACACCACCGCGGACCCGGCGATCCGCGAGTGGTTCCCCGGGACCACCCGGCCCCTGCGCGTCGACGGTCTGAACCGCCCGCTGTGGGCCGCCGCGGAGGTGCTGCTCGTGCAGCGCGCCGCTCGCCGTGCGGGCGCCGACCTCGTGTGGTGCCCCGCGAACTTCGGCCCGCGGTCGACCGGCGTGCCGACCGTCGTGACGGTGCACGACGTCATCGCGGACGACTTCCCGAACCCCGAGGTCAGCAGGATCACGCAGGCGATCACGTCGTGGCTGATCCGCCGGGCGGCGCGCAGCGCGCGGCTCGTGGTCACCGGCAGCGACGACGCCGCGGCGTCGATCACGCGCGTGCTCGGCGTCCCGGCCTCGACCATCCGGGTCGCTCCGCACGGCACCAAGGGACTCGCCTCGGCGCACGCGACCGGCGACGAGCTGGCGCAGCTCGGGATCGACGACGCCCGGCCGCTGGTGCTGAGCACGGGCAACCGGATGCCGCACAAGAACTTCGTCACGCTCCTGCGGGCCCTCGCCGCGATCCCCGCCGACCGGCGCCCTCAGCTCGCCGTGACGGGCAGCCACGGTGCGGACCCGCTCGCGCCCGTCGTGGCAGAGCTCGGGCTCGACCAGGACGTCCACCTGCTCGGCTGGGTGACCGCCCCTCAGCTCGACGCCCTGTTCGAGTCCGCCGCGGTGTACGTGTGCCCCTCGCTCGCGGAGGGTTTCGGCCTCCCGGTCGTCGACGCGATGGCGCACGGGTGCGCGGTCCTCGCGTCGGGGATCGGCGCGCTGCGTGAGGTGGGCGGCGACGCCGCGCGCTACTACGGCGACCCGCTCGACCACGAGGCCCTGGCGCGCGAGCTCCTCGACATGCTCGACCACCCGCAGGAGCGGGCCGAGCAGGTGCGCCGCGGCCGTGCGCGGGCAGCGCAGTTCACCTGGGACCGGTCGGCAGAGCTGACGGCACAGGCGCTGGACGAGGCGCTGGCCGGAGCAGCGTGA
- a CDS encoding glycosyltransferase family 2 protein, translated as MAQPQSCELTILMPCLNEAETLEVCIRKALGYLERSGVDGEVLIADNGSTDGSQEIARLAGARVVPVAEKGYGSALIGGIAAARGTYVIMGDADDSYDFSSLDPFVAKLREGYQLVMGNRFRGGIAPGAMPPLHKYLGNPVLSGIGARFFKPGVRDFHCGLRGFDRQAILGLGLRTSGMEFASEMVVEACLAKLRIVEVPTTLSKDGRTRPPHLRSWHDGWRHLRFLLVFSPKWLFFYPGAVLFAVGILANLVLLFGPVEIGSVGFDVSTMIYATAAAVVGYQAVLFAILTKVFAEREGFLPAGPRFRAIADRLTLERGLLIGLALFVLGLAVAVTQVLRWGSVDFGGLDARSAVRIAVPAALGLMLGFQTMMSSMFVGILTIPTRARSNPPAPEAVPDDVAELDLPLTPTGTAP; from the coding sequence ATGGCTCAGCCGCAGAGCTGCGAGCTCACCATCCTCATGCCGTGTCTCAACGAGGCAGAGACGCTGGAGGTCTGCATCCGCAAGGCGCTCGGCTATCTGGAGCGCTCGGGTGTCGACGGCGAGGTCCTGATCGCCGACAACGGGAGCACCGACGGCTCGCAGGAGATCGCGCGCCTGGCCGGCGCCCGGGTCGTGCCCGTCGCGGAGAAGGGCTACGGCTCCGCGCTGATCGGCGGGATCGCCGCCGCGCGTGGGACGTACGTGATCATGGGCGACGCCGACGACAGCTACGACTTCTCGTCGCTCGACCCGTTCGTCGCCAAGCTCCGCGAGGGCTACCAGCTGGTGATGGGCAACCGCTTCCGGGGCGGCATTGCGCCCGGTGCCATGCCGCCGCTGCACAAGTACCTCGGCAACCCGGTGCTGTCGGGCATCGGAGCACGCTTCTTCAAGCCCGGCGTCCGGGACTTCCACTGCGGTCTGCGCGGCTTCGACCGGCAGGCGATCCTGGGGCTCGGCCTGCGCACGTCCGGGATGGAGTTCGCCTCGGAGATGGTGGTCGAGGCGTGCCTGGCCAAGCTCCGGATCGTGGAGGTCCCCACCACGCTGAGCAAGGACGGCCGCACGCGGCCTCCGCACCTGCGCAGCTGGCACGACGGCTGGCGCCACCTGCGCTTCCTGCTGGTCTTCTCGCCCAAGTGGCTGTTCTTCTACCCCGGCGCCGTGCTGTTCGCCGTGGGGATCCTGGCCAACCTCGTCCTGCTGTTCGGACCGGTCGAGATCGGCTCCGTCGGGTTCGACGTGTCGACCATGATCTACGCGACCGCGGCGGCGGTGGTCGGGTACCAGGCCGTCCTGTTCGCCATCCTCACCAAGGTGTTCGCGGAGCGTGAGGGCTTCCTGCCCGCAGGTCCCCGGTTCCGGGCGATCGCCGACCGGCTCACCCTCGAACGCGGTCTGCTCATCGGGTTGGCCCTGTTCGTGCTCGGCCTCGCCGTCGCCGTGACCCAGGTGCTGCGCTGGGGCTCGGTGGACTTCGGCGGGCTCGACGCCCGCTCGGCCGTCCGCATCGCCGTCCCGGCGGCGCTCGGGCTCATGCTCGGCTTCCAGACGATGATGTCCAGCATGTTCGTCGGCATCCTCACCATCCCGACGCGCGCGCGGTCCAACCCGCCGGCGCCCGAGGCGGTCCCGGACGACGTCGCGGAGCTCGACCTGCCGCTCACCCCCACGGGCACGGCACCGTGA
- a CDS encoding glycosyltransferase family 4 protein: MRIAVVFDCLFPWSTGGGERQYRLFAESFREQGWDVDYLTRRQWDGPPPDLDGVRVVPVSGPSELYDAQGARRPWPALVFAFAVFRHMVRTRGRYDAVLVSALPVLNVFAVRLALLGTRTRICADFLEVWRRDQWLAYSGPVLGRVAAWLQRRAVRASPLVSAHSQMNGRRLVAEGARRPPVVSPGLIHGAATADVSLAAAEPPTVVYVGRHIPDKQVETIPAAVEVARRHVPDLRAVILGDGQQRPAVLAEVRRLGLTDVVELPGFVEQDVLEAAVRDAAVLVNPSRREGYGLVVVEACAVGTPVVLVAGDDNASVELVQEGVNGFVADSASAESLGAALVAAVRGGPALRAGARAWFEHAARERTADAAARGILAALTRS; the protein is encoded by the coding sequence GTGCGTATCGCCGTCGTGTTCGACTGCCTGTTCCCGTGGAGCACCGGAGGTGGCGAACGCCAGTACAGGCTGTTCGCCGAGTCGTTCCGGGAGCAGGGGTGGGACGTCGACTACCTGACCCGCCGGCAGTGGGACGGTCCGCCGCCCGACCTGGACGGGGTTCGGGTGGTGCCCGTCTCGGGGCCGTCGGAGCTCTACGACGCGCAGGGCGCGCGCCGCCCCTGGCCGGCGCTCGTCTTCGCGTTCGCGGTGTTCCGCCACATGGTGCGCACGCGTGGCCGCTACGACGCCGTGCTCGTCAGCGCGCTGCCGGTGCTCAACGTGTTCGCGGTCCGGCTGGCGCTGCTCGGCACGCGGACGCGCATCTGCGCCGACTTCCTCGAGGTGTGGCGCCGCGACCAGTGGCTCGCGTACTCCGGACCAGTGCTGGGCCGCGTGGCAGCCTGGCTGCAGCGGCGTGCCGTCCGGGCCAGCCCCCTGGTCAGCGCGCACAGCCAGATGAACGGGCGCCGGCTGGTCGCCGAGGGTGCCCGTCGCCCGCCGGTCGTCAGCCCGGGCCTGATCCACGGCGCCGCGACGGCGGACGTGTCCCTCGCGGCGGCCGAACCGCCGACGGTCGTGTACGTCGGACGGCACATCCCCGACAAGCAGGTGGAGACGATCCCGGCGGCCGTCGAGGTCGCGCGCCGGCACGTGCCGGACCTGCGCGCGGTGATCCTGGGCGACGGCCAGCAGCGGCCTGCGGTCCTGGCCGAGGTCCGGCGGCTGGGGCTCACCGACGTCGTGGAGCTGCCGGGGTTCGTCGAGCAGGACGTGCTCGAGGCCGCCGTGCGCGACGCCGCCGTGCTCGTCAACCCGTCCCGCCGGGAGGGTTACGGCCTCGTGGTCGTGGAGGCCTGCGCTGTGGGCACGCCGGTCGTGCTCGTCGCGGGCGACGACAACGCATCGGTCGAGCTGGTGCAGGAGGGCGTGAACGGTTTCGTCGCCGACTCCGCCTCCGCGGAGTCGCTCGGTGCCGCCCTCGTCGCGGCCGTCCGGGGAGGACCTGCGCTGCGCGCCGGCGCCCGGGCCTGGTTCGAGCACGCCGCACGCGAGCGCACCGCCGACGCCGCGGCGCGGGGCATTCTGGCTGCGCTGACACGCTCCTGA
- a CDS encoding DUF2142 domain-containing protein — MQPAPTVEPHAIRLRAGGARPFWLAFGILFALTATWSLASPLASGPDENAHIVKAAGVVRGDLRGHSTPDNPGAGSVTVPYLYRFTLDYPACFAFRGAEPADCAPAMPEGDAAEVPTDTSTWVIRNNPLYYALVGTPTLLPPSTLNLYLMRLLSAAVCSAVLAWGFREVLALRRRPLVTVGVVAALTPMVVYLNSTVNPSALEISAAVTLWVCLLALVRAPDPTRLRSRAAGIAVVAVLLANTRGLSPVWVALIALTVVAVGPWSGVRAVLTDRRSWPWLAVVVLGTGAALAWTFSAGTLEAGGADHPELGFLSTANRTFFDTGDFLVASIGRFGWLDTSLPQLVYMVYTALIGLPTLLALSLARRRDQLAMLVVIGVAVLVPTFLHAWQARSVGYIWTARYSIPLFVGVVVVAGFIGRDAVRGLPRWVEQRLVSTLVPLLAVGQLIAFLVNLRRYTVGDGGSWRQILSGEWAPPVPSVLLLLVQVGALAAGTWALTRPQPDLEPDVDPDDGPDVTPDERQPEGAAAR; from the coding sequence ATGCAGCCCGCCCCGACCGTCGAGCCGCACGCCATCCGCCTCCGTGCCGGCGGCGCACGCCCGTTCTGGCTCGCGTTCGGGATCCTGTTCGCGTTGACGGCGACCTGGTCGCTGGCCAGCCCGCTGGCGTCCGGTCCGGACGAGAACGCCCACATCGTCAAGGCCGCCGGGGTGGTGCGCGGCGACCTGCGCGGCCACTCGACACCCGACAACCCGGGTGCCGGCTCGGTCACCGTCCCCTACCTGTACCGGTTCACGCTCGACTACCCCGCCTGCTTCGCCTTCCGGGGCGCCGAGCCGGCCGACTGCGCGCCGGCGATGCCCGAGGGTGACGCGGCGGAGGTCCCGACGGACACCTCGACCTGGGTGATCCGCAACAACCCCCTCTACTACGCACTCGTCGGCACCCCCACGCTGCTGCCGCCGAGCACGCTCAACCTGTACCTCATGCGGCTGCTCAGCGCCGCGGTGTGCTCCGCGGTGCTCGCCTGGGGGTTCCGCGAGGTCCTCGCGCTGCGCCGCCGACCGCTCGTGACCGTGGGCGTCGTCGCCGCGCTGACGCCGATGGTCGTCTACCTCAACAGCACGGTGAACCCCTCCGCGCTCGAGATCAGTGCCGCGGTGACCCTGTGGGTGTGCCTGCTCGCACTCGTGCGCGCACCCGACCCGACGCGGCTGCGGTCGCGCGCCGCCGGGATCGCGGTCGTCGCCGTGCTCCTGGCCAACACGCGGGGGCTGTCGCCCGTGTGGGTGGCGCTGATCGCGCTGACCGTCGTCGCCGTCGGGCCGTGGAGCGGTGTCAGGGCCGTGCTCACCGATCGCCGGTCGTGGCCGTGGCTGGCCGTCGTGGTCCTCGGCACGGGCGCCGCGCTCGCGTGGACGTTCTCCGCGGGGACGCTCGAGGCCGGCGGGGCCGACCACCCGGAGCTCGGGTTCCTCTCGACGGCCAACCGCACCTTCTTCGACACGGGCGACTTCCTCGTCGCGTCCATCGGCCGGTTCGGCTGGCTCGACACGAGCCTCCCGCAGCTGGTCTACATGGTCTACACCGCCCTCATCGGCCTGCCCACGCTCCTGGCACTCTCCCTGGCCCGCAGGCGCGACCAGCTCGCGATGCTCGTGGTCATCGGGGTCGCGGTGCTCGTGCCGACGTTCCTGCACGCGTGGCAGGCGCGCAGCGTGGGCTACATCTGGACGGCCCGGTACTCGATCCCGCTCTTCGTCGGTGTGGTCGTCGTGGCCGGGTTCATCGGCCGCGACGCCGTGCGCGGGCTGCCGCGGTGGGTCGAGCAGCGCCTGGTCTCCACGCTGGTCCCGCTGCTCGCGGTCGGGCAGCTGATCGCGTTCCTGGTGAACCTGCGCCGGTACACGGTCGGTGACGGCGGGTCGTGGCGGCAGATCCTCTCCGGCGAGTGGGCGCCGCCCGTGCCGTCGGTCCTCCTCCTGCTCGTCCAGGTGGGCGCGCTCGCCGCTGGGACCTGGGCGCTGACCCGCCCGCAGCCCGACCTCGAGCCCGATGTCGACCCCGACGACGGTCCCGACGTGACGCCGGACGAGCGTCAGCCCGAGGGCGCCGCCGCACGGTAG
- a CDS encoding glycosyltransferase family 4 protein → MENPVRVAMTVEQCWQPVPGGSGSYIAELSGALAALGSARVVGVAARHPAADLPRPLLSVPVRHSRLPRVALYESWSRWRRPRVERLAGPTDVVHATTWAIPGHRRPLVVTVHDLAFLRDPGHFTERGNAFFRRALRIVRDEAAGIVVPSESTRADCVAEGLDPARLTVVPHGVRAAPVTSERVAAWRAAHGLERPYVLWCGTLEPRKNVVRLVEAFARARAARLIEHDLVLVGPAGWGGSGAQVEQALSVLPAGAVHMLGRLDDADLQTAYAAASAFAFPSLWEGFGMPVLEAMAHGVPVVTSAGTSMAEFAGSSAQLVDPLDVDAIAAGLVRAVSVAAPSAELVETAAGFTWEASARAHVAVYRAAAPSG, encoded by the coding sequence GTGGAGAATCCGGTACGGGTCGCGATGACCGTCGAGCAGTGCTGGCAGCCCGTGCCCGGGGGCTCGGGTTCCTACATCGCCGAGCTGAGCGGTGCCCTGGCGGCACTCGGTTCCGCGAGGGTCGTCGGCGTCGCCGCAAGGCACCCCGCGGCCGACCTGCCACGCCCGCTCCTGAGCGTGCCGGTGCGTCACTCCCGGCTGCCCCGCGTGGCGCTGTACGAGTCGTGGAGCCGCTGGCGCCGCCCCCGGGTCGAGCGTCTGGCGGGACCGACCGATGTCGTGCACGCCACCACCTGGGCGATACCGGGGCACCGGCGGCCCCTGGTGGTCACCGTCCACGACCTCGCCTTCCTGCGCGACCCGGGTCACTTCACCGAGCGGGGCAACGCCTTCTTCCGGCGTGCGCTGCGGATCGTGCGGGACGAGGCGGCCGGGATCGTCGTGCCGTCCGAGTCGACTCGTGCGGACTGCGTCGCGGAAGGGTTGGACCCGGCTCGCCTGACGGTCGTGCCGCACGGTGTGCGGGCGGCGCCCGTGACCTCCGAGCGGGTGGCGGCGTGGCGGGCGGCCCACGGGCTGGAGCGGCCGTACGTGCTCTGGTGCGGCACCCTCGAACCGCGCAAGAACGTGGTCCGGCTGGTCGAGGCGTTCGCCCGTGCGCGGGCCGCGCGCCTCATCGAGCACGACCTCGTGCTCGTCGGCCCGGCCGGGTGGGGTGGCAGCGGCGCGCAGGTCGAGCAGGCGCTGTCGGTGCTGCCGGCCGGCGCCGTGCACATGCTGGGCCGGCTGGACGACGCCGACCTGCAGACGGCCTACGCGGCCGCGTCGGCCTTCGCGTTCCCCTCGCTCTGGGAGGGCTTCGGGATGCCGGTGCTCGAGGCGATGGCGCACGGCGTCCCGGTGGTCACGTCCGCCGGCACCTCGATGGCGGAGTTCGCCGGGTCGTCCGCGCAGCTGGTCGACCCCCTGGACGTCGACGCGATCGCCGCGGGCCTGGTGCGCGCCGTCTCGGTGGCCGCGCCGTCCGCGGAGCTCGTCGAGACCGCGGCCGGCTTCACGTGGGAGGCCAGCGCGCGGGCGCACGTCGCGGTCTACCGTGCGGCGGCGCCCTCGGGCTGA
- a CDS encoding glycosyltransferase family 2 protein: MPPAVRVRALVVTWDAADLLPACLDSLEAQTVRDQMEIVVVDNASKDGTAELVAERYPDVRLVRAPRNLGFAGGAHLGLADLDADYAVLLNNDARFAPDAVERLMAELDSPGSQRAGAATAKIVLTTRDAAGRRLVNSTGNIVTSGGTGTDRDWLAPDGTESTDPDVFGFCGGAAMLRRAALDDVGDFDPSLFLYYEDTDLSFRLRSGGWTVRYVPSAVAEHDHAASSGTGSAVFRYYNTRNSLIVMTRHAPWPVVLRTTTRQLLGLVRAALTDGVRSPGTGARARGLRDHLARLGRTLAERRRLGRDAVVDRSALARLLVPARRIAADPPQR, from the coding sequence GTGCCTCCTGCCGTGCGGGTCCGGGCCCTGGTCGTGACCTGGGACGCGGCGGACCTCCTCCCCGCCTGTCTCGACTCCCTCGAGGCGCAGACCGTCCGGGACCAGATGGAGATCGTCGTCGTGGACAACGCGTCCAAGGACGGCACCGCCGAGCTCGTCGCGGAGCGGTACCCCGACGTCCGCCTGGTGCGAGCACCCCGGAACCTGGGTTTCGCGGGCGGTGCGCACCTCGGGCTGGCAGACCTCGACGCGGACTACGCGGTGCTGCTGAACAACGACGCCCGCTTCGCACCCGACGCGGTCGAGCGCCTCATGGCCGAGCTGGACTCCCCCGGGTCGCAGCGCGCCGGCGCCGCGACCGCCAAGATCGTGCTCACCACGCGCGACGCCGCCGGGCGCCGCCTGGTGAACTCGACGGGCAACATCGTCACGTCCGGGGGCACGGGCACGGACCGGGACTGGCTGGCGCCGGACGGCACGGAGTCCACCGACCCGGACGTCTTCGGCTTCTGCGGAGGTGCCGCGATGCTGCGGCGGGCCGCGCTGGACGACGTCGGCGACTTCGACCCGTCCCTGTTCCTCTACTACGAGGACACCGACCTGTCGTTCCGGCTGCGCAGCGGCGGGTGGACCGTGCGGTACGTCCCGTCCGCCGTCGCGGAGCACGACCACGCGGCCAGCTCGGGCACCGGCTCGGCGGTCTTCCGCTACTACAACACCCGCAACTCGCTCATCGTCATGACCCGGCACGCGCCCTGGCCCGTGGTGCTGCGCACGACGACTCGCCAGCTCCTGGGCCTCGTCCGGGCCGCCCTCACCGACGGCGTCCGGTCACCCGGCACAGGCGCACGGGCCCGTGGGCTGCGCGATCACCTGGCGCGACTCGGCAGGACCCTCGCGGAGCGTCGGCGGCTCGGCCGCGACGCCGTCGTGGACCGGTCCGCGCTGGCGCGGCTGCTCGTTCCCGCTCGACGGATCGCGGCTGATCCGCCACAGCGCTGA
- a CDS encoding glycosyltransferase has product MHICSIVAAHNGPAALVTLAALRGRHTDAEIHVLDVDGICADWPDVRVLTPADVGISRAELHMAGMLADASTLPEWLLPRLLRLLVSEGATAVYVAPGMRPVGDLSPIRDAAARSGLAAVARRDTLPPDDGMSPSPRDLVREGPFHAGMLGVGPGAENLLDAWIALSDPGLPAPWQTALSATAHELVGSATIISPWNVDPDSVIVDDAGTWTLNGLPVAAIDLTETDPARPWLFSTDGADTARARLSDHPDLAALVTLHLAEVAALEPAQQPVARFERTAGGIVVHSVLRRVFREAVEAWRAGAGPVPPDPFDTTRPEQFTQWLDEVVTRKGTPLTRYVLGLYRDRPDLQARYPHVPGSDSKSFIAWARVHAQVEGDYARERVAAGVATAARQHARPSNGVRTGPVEWLVGRSGMPTGVNVVGYLRGELGVGEAARLVLGALDTTDVPHRPFTVDEHLQSRQRADGDQAPAAVEEAAATFATTLLCVNADQAGFVLDGLPELNPTYRIGYWYWEVEDFPATLHGGFGHVDEIWAATDFVRESIAAHTQLPVVTMTPALPQRSAPTELTRPELGLPEDRTLFLFSFDHLSTTERKNPVDLIDAFRRAFAPGEGPCLVIKSINSDKRVGDAERVRLRAAAEPDVLLLEEYLPPAHRDALVQLCDAYVSLHRSEGLGLTIAEAMAQGKPVIATAYSGNMQFMTDANSYLVPWTPVPIPEHSEPYPVGGRWAQPDLDAAAACMRAVVDDPADAAQRGERAAQDLRTLHGPETAGRRMAARLAEIERDMPKVRWRERAARGRRFVRRVSPLS; this is encoded by the coding sequence GTGCACATCTGCAGCATCGTCGCAGCGCACAACGGCCCGGCAGCGCTCGTCACCTTGGCGGCGCTCCGCGGCCGTCACACGGATGCCGAGATCCACGTCCTCGACGTCGACGGGATCTGCGCCGACTGGCCCGACGTGCGGGTGCTGACGCCGGCGGACGTCGGCATCTCCCGGGCTGAGCTGCACATGGCGGGCATGCTCGCCGATGCGTCGACGCTGCCGGAGTGGCTCCTGCCCCGCCTGCTGCGCCTCCTCGTCTCCGAGGGCGCCACCGCCGTGTACGTCGCTCCGGGCATGCGTCCGGTGGGCGACCTGTCCCCGATCCGGGACGCCGCCGCACGCTCCGGGCTGGCGGCCGTCGCGCGCCGGGACACCCTGCCGCCGGACGACGGGATGTCCCCCTCTCCTCGTGACCTCGTCCGCGAGGGTCCGTTCCACGCCGGGATGCTCGGCGTGGGTCCGGGCGCGGAGAACCTCCTCGACGCCTGGATCGCGCTGTCGGACCCGGGCCTGCCCGCGCCGTGGCAGACCGCGCTGAGCGCGACGGCCCACGAGCTGGTCGGCTCGGCGACGATCATCTCGCCGTGGAACGTCGATCCGGACTCCGTCATCGTGGACGACGCCGGGACCTGGACGCTCAACGGGCTGCCCGTCGCCGCGATCGACCTCACGGAGACCGACCCGGCCCGCCCGTGGCTGTTCTCGACCGACGGGGCGGACACCGCGCGGGCGCGGCTGAGTGACCACCCTGACCTCGCCGCCCTCGTCACCCTGCACCTGGCGGAGGTCGCGGCGCTCGAGCCCGCCCAGCAGCCGGTCGCCCGGTTCGAGCGCACCGCCGGCGGGATCGTGGTGCACAGCGTCCTGCGCCGGGTGTTCCGCGAGGCCGTCGAGGCCTGGCGCGCGGGCGCGGGCCCCGTCCCGCCGGACCCGTTCGACACGACCCGTCCCGAGCAGTTCACGCAGTGGCTGGACGAGGTGGTGACCCGGAAGGGGACACCGCTCACCCGCTACGTGCTGGGGCTGTACCGGGACCGCCCGGACCTGCAGGCGCGCTACCCGCACGTCCCCGGGTCGGACAGCAAGAGCTTCATCGCCTGGGCCCGGGTGCACGCCCAGGTCGAGGGCGACTACGCGCGCGAGCGCGTCGCGGCGGGGGTGGCGACCGCCGCCCGCCAGCACGCACGCCCGTCGAACGGCGTGCGCACCGGACCCGTGGAGTGGCTCGTGGGCCGCTCCGGGATGCCGACCGGCGTCAACGTGGTCGGCTACCTGCGCGGCGAGCTGGGTGTCGGCGAGGCGGCCAGGCTGGTCCTCGGCGCGCTCGACACGACCGACGTGCCGCACCGCCCGTTCACGGTCGACGAGCACCTGCAGTCCCGGCAGCGGGCCGACGGGGACCAGGCGCCGGCCGCCGTCGAGGAGGCCGCCGCGACGTTCGCGACGACGCTGCTGTGCGTCAACGCCGACCAGGCCGGCTTCGTCCTCGACGGCCTGCCCGAGCTGAACCCGACCTACCGGATCGGGTACTGGTACTGGGAGGTCGAGGACTTCCCCGCGACGCTGCACGGTGGCTTCGGGCACGTCGACGAGATCTGGGCGGCCACGGACTTCGTGCGCGAGTCGATCGCCGCGCACACCCAGCTCCCCGTCGTCACGATGACCCCGGCGCTCCCCCAGCGGTCGGCACCCACGGAGCTGACCCGGCCCGAGCTCGGCCTGCCGGAGGACCGGACGCTGTTCCTGTTCTCGTTCGACCACCTGAGCACCACCGAGCGCAAGAACCCCGTCGACCTCATCGACGCGTTCCGGCGCGCGTTCGCCCCCGGCGAGGGACCGTGCCTGGTGATCAAGTCGATCAACTCCGACAAGCGGGTCGGCGACGCCGAGCGCGTGCGCCTGCGGGCCGCCGCGGAACCCGACGTGCTGCTGCTGGAGGAGTACCTGCCGCCGGCACACCGGGACGCGCTGGTCCAGCTGTGCGACGCCTACGTCTCCCTGCACCGCTCGGAGGGCCTGGGCCTGACGATCGCGGAGGCCATGGCACAGGGCAAGCCCGTCATCGCCACCGCCTACAGCGGCAACATGCAGTTCATGACGGACGCGAACTCCTACCTCGTGCCGTGGACGCCCGTACCGATCCCCGAGCACAGCGAGCCGTATCCCGTGGGCGGACGGTGGGCGCAGCCCGACCTGGACGCCGCAGCCGCCTGCATGCGGGCCGTCGTCGACGACCCTGCGGACGCCGCGCAGCGTGGTGAGCGTGCCGCGCAGGACCTGCGGACGCTGCACGGCCCCGAGACGGCGGGCCGGCGCATGGCGGCGCGCCTGGCCGAGATCGAGCGGGACATGCCCAAGGTCCGCTGGCGCGAGCGCGCCGCCCGGGGCCGCCGGTTCGTGCGGCGGGTCAGCCCGCTGTCCTGA